In Hallerella succinigenes, the following are encoded in one genomic region:
- a CDS encoding flavodoxin family protein: MKKVLVLSSSLRKGSNSETLAQEFAKGAAEAGNKVEFESLRGKKIGFCMGCLACQNKGKCVIKDDAPAITKKMESADVIAFATPIYYYEMSGQLKTMLDRANSLYASDYKFREIYLLTSAADTDAKAMNIAKRGIGGWIACFDGVKLKGSLCATGAESAGDVQKNSALLKKAFAMGKKV, translated from the coding sequence ATGAAAAAAGTATTGGTCTTGTCCAGCAGCTTGCGCAAGGGAAGCAACTCCGAAACCCTGGCGCAGGAGTTCGCGAAGGGTGCCGCCGAGGCGGGCAACAAGGTGGAATTCGAATCGCTGCGCGGCAAGAAAATCGGTTTTTGCATGGGCTGCCTCGCTTGCCAGAACAAGGGCAAGTGCGTCATCAAGGACGACGCACCCGCCATTACCAAGAAGATGGAATCGGCCGATGTTATCGCGTTCGCAACGCCGATTTACTATTACGAGATGAGCGGCCAGCTCAAGACGATGCTCGACCGCGCTAATTCCCTCTATGCGAGCGATTACAAGTTCCGCGAGATTTACCTGCTCACATCTGCCGCCGATACGGACGCGAAGGCCATGAACATCGCAAAACGCGGCATTGGCGGGTGGATCGCCTGTTTCGACGGCGTGAAGCTCAAGGGCTCCCTCTGTGCCACGGGAGCCGAAAGCGCAGGCGATGTCCAGAAGAATTCCGCGCTCCTGAAAAAAGCGTTCGCCATGGGAAAGAAAGTTTAA
- a CDS encoding FISUMP domain-containing protein has translation MKTIKKLGLVSAVAFAMLALSACDDSSSASSDETGSSSSSVESSDLDESSSSVDKKSSGNESTEKDKSSSSVKGSEPVEVSSSSAKETKDSADSKSSSSVKSGESSSSSKDKSSSSVSSSSSEKQSSSSVGSSSSSEKQSSSSVASSSSEYVPFDHSKAFDGTLWRKGAYKTFVDERNNREYYYLQIDGKKCLEYSETDRCLSTKDTSISVMAENLNVGEMVRGFKDQKDDSKIERYCYDNDTTNCDRYGGLYQWAEMMGFNDSCNTKSCAHLIQENHQGICPNGWRLLTYDDFYIIVNSNGNTHGVEGVRSTFGFGGFNTTGFSLVGAGLRKDNGQFSQLNDITLWYYPAELVDNGNVYPKSGSTTYSGTAFYPENHGNYTKLAGFSVRCVIVNQK, from the coding sequence ATGAAAACGATAAAGAAACTCGGCTTGGTGAGCGCTGTAGCTTTTGCAATGCTTGCGCTTTCGGCTTGCGATGACTCTTCGTCGGCTAGTTCCGACGAAACCGGTAGTTCCAGTTCATCGGTAGAGTCTTCTGATTTGGATGAGTCGTCATCTTCTGTTGACAAGAAGTCGTCGGGAAATGAATCTACAGAAAAAGACAAGTCTTCCAGTAGTGTCAAGGGATCTGAGCCTGTCGAAGTGTCAAGCAGTTCCGCGAAAGAAACAAAGGACTCGGCCGACTCCAAGAGTTCCAGTTCTGTGAAGTCGGGTGAATCTTCTAGCAGTAGTAAGGATAAGTCCAGTTCGTCGGTGAGTTCGTCTTCGAGTGAAAAGCAAAGTAGTAGTTCTGTAGGATCGTCTAGTTCTTCTGAGAAGCAGTCTTCGTCGTCAGTTGCTTCGAGTAGCAGTGAGTATGTACCATTTGATCATTCTAAAGCTTTTGATGGAACATTGTGGCGTAAGGGGGCTTATAAAACATTTGTTGATGAAAGGAATAATCGTGAATATTATTACTTACAGATTGATGGTAAAAAATGTCTAGAATACAGTGAAACTGACAGATGCCTTTCTACTAAAGATACTTCGATTTCTGTAATGGCTGAAAATCTGAATGTTGGTGAAATGGTTCGTGGTTTCAAAGATCAAAAAGATGATTCTAAAATCGAACGCTATTGCTATGACAATGATACAACGAATTGTGACCGCTATGGCGGGCTTTACCAGTGGGCTGAAATGATGGGCTTCAACGATAGTTGTAATACCAAGAGTTGTGCCCATTTGATTCAAGAGAATCATCAGGGAATTTGCCCGAATGGTTGGCGACTTTTGACTTATGATGATTTTTATATCATAGTCAATAGTAACGGGAATACCCATGGTGTCGAGGGGGTGCGTTCTACATTCGGTTTTGGAGGCTTCAACACTACTGGATTTAGTCTTGTAGGAGCTGGTCTGCGTAAGGATAATGGACAATTTTCACAATTAAATGATATCACATTATGGTATTATCCTGCTGAATTAGTTGACAATGGGAATGTTTATCCCAAATCAGGTTCAACAACATACTCAGGAACGGCATTTTATCCAGAAAATCATGGAAACTATACTAAACTTGCTGGTTTTTCAGTCCGGTGTGTGATAGTCAATCAAAAATAA
- a CDS encoding alpha/beta hydrolase: MACCPEKENKAAAQGAATPATQSATETAQQTKDENMNKLTLTAEWDKVFPKSDKVEHSKVTFKNHFGIELAADMFVPKDTSLKVNGKFPAIAVSGPFGAVKEQSSGLYAQQMAERGFLTIAFDPSFTGESGGEPRYMNSPDINTEDFMASVDFLSTRDNVDPERIGIIGICGWGGMAINAAGIDTRVKATVASTMYDMSRVTANGYFDAANNADARNEARKALMVQRTKDFKNGTYDLAGGVMDPLPDDAPYFVKDYYAYYKTPRGYHKRSLNSNKGWAASAGTSLLNTKLLAYADEIRNPVLIIHGEKAHSRYFGEGAFEKMTGKKANVPAKLDATKNWSKTVGNKELLVIPGASHVDLYDNLEKIPFEKLNEFFQANLK; this comes from the coding sequence ATGGCATGCTGCCCCGAAAAAGAAAACAAGGCTGCTGCGCAAGGTGCCGCCACGCCGGCCACGCAGTCCGCAACAGAAACCGCACAACAGACAAAGGACGAAAATATGAACAAGCTCACGCTCACCGCCGAATGGGACAAGGTTTTCCCCAAGAGCGACAAGGTCGAACATTCCAAGGTCACTTTCAAGAACCACTTTGGCATTGAACTCGCCGCAGACATGTTCGTGCCCAAGGACACGAGCCTCAAGGTGAACGGCAAGTTCCCGGCGATTGCAGTCTCGGGCCCGTTCGGTGCCGTCAAGGAACAGTCCAGCGGCCTTTACGCCCAGCAGATGGCGGAACGCGGATTTCTGACCATCGCATTCGACCCGAGCTTCACCGGCGAATCGGGCGGCGAACCGCGCTACATGAACAGCCCGGACATCAACACCGAAGACTTCATGGCGTCTGTCGATTTTCTCTCGACCCGCGACAACGTGGATCCGGAACGTATCGGCATCATCGGCATTTGCGGCTGGGGCGGCATGGCGATTAACGCCGCCGGCATTGACACCCGCGTAAAGGCGACGGTGGCCTCGACCATGTACGACATGAGCCGCGTAACCGCGAACGGCTACTTCGATGCGGCAAACAACGCCGACGCCCGCAACGAGGCCCGCAAGGCTCTGATGGTCCAGCGCACCAAGGACTTCAAGAACGGTACGTACGACCTGGCCGGCGGCGTGATGGACCCGCTCCCGGACGACGCTCCTTACTTTGTCAAGGATTACTACGCCTACTACAAGACCCCGCGCGGCTATCACAAGCGCTCGCTGAACAGCAACAAGGGCTGGGCTGCCTCCGCAGGCACCTCGCTCCTGAACACGAAACTCCTCGCATACGCCGACGAAATCCGTAACCCGGTGCTCATCATCCACGGCGAAAAGGCCCACAGCCGCTACTTCGGCGAAGGCGCTTTCGAAAAGATGACCGGCAAAAAGGCAAACGTCCCTGCAAAACTCGACGCCACCAAGAACTGGAGCAAGACCGTCGGCAACAAGGAATTACTCGTTATTCCCGGAGCCTCCCACGTGGACCTCTACGACAACCTGGAAAAAATCCCCTTCGAAAAGCTGAACGAATTTTTCCAAGCGAATTTGAAGTAA
- a CDS encoding ATP-binding protein — protein MALKRFPIGVQDFAVIREDGKYYVDKTDLIYKLVKADRYFFLSRPRRFGKSLLVSTLQYYFEGRKDLFTGLAMEKLETEWKKYPVFKLSFAGNKFITEEDLADTLNLKLGEWERQYGLVPSDKSAWGVRFELLIKAAHASTGMPPVVLVDEYDAPLLDSMENPELQLTLKNEMRKLFSPLKDLGGILRFVFLTGISKFSQLSIFSELNNLNVITMDDEYAAICGITKEEVLTQMQPEIQALADKNGLTYDGACETLTRQYDGYHFSKNSPDVFNPFSLINALSKRELANYWFSTGTPTILTKLMRKYKVDPTPFDTGFEATQDMFDAPTETAKNPIPMLYQSGYLTIKNFDGFAYTIGFPNEEVRLGFLKALMPYYAMDDVVDNDMFMLRFTKALRKGKIDDAMTHIRAFMSGIPYNAERKDENHYKTVLFLIFKLCTPYVVRTEECSAAGRADAVVETADAVYIFEFKLDSSATVDDALKQIDDKGYLIPYSVTMTKDGSPKKLFKIGVTFDQEKRTIGEWKVVELSH, from the coding sequence ATGGCGTTAAAGAGATTTCCCATCGGTGTGCAGGATTTCGCGGTGATTCGCGAAGACGGCAAGTATTACGTTGACAAAACCGACTTGATCTATAAATTGGTCAAAGCGGACAGGTATTTCTTTTTGTCCCGTCCGCGCCGTTTCGGGAAATCGCTGCTGGTCAGCACGCTGCAATACTATTTTGAAGGGCGCAAGGACTTGTTCACTGGCCTCGCGATGGAGAAACTCGAGACCGAGTGGAAAAAGTACCCGGTGTTCAAGTTGAGTTTCGCGGGGAACAAGTTCATTACCGAAGAGGACCTGGCAGATACGCTCAATTTGAAGCTTGGCGAATGGGAACGCCAGTATGGGCTTGTGCCGTCCGACAAGTCGGCTTGGGGTGTGCGTTTCGAGTTGCTTATCAAGGCTGCTCATGCAAGCACAGGCATGCCCCCTGTGGTGCTTGTCGATGAATACGACGCCCCGCTGCTGGATTCCATGGAAAATCCGGAACTCCAGCTCACGCTCAAGAACGAGATGCGCAAGCTGTTCAGCCCGCTCAAGGATTTGGGCGGCATCCTCCGCTTCGTGTTCCTCACGGGCATCAGCAAGTTCAGCCAGCTCTCGATTTTCAGCGAACTCAACAACCTGAACGTCATCACTATGGATGACGAGTATGCGGCCATCTGCGGTATCACGAAGGAAGAAGTGCTGACACAGATGCAGCCCGAGATCCAGGCCCTCGCCGACAAGAACGGCTTGACTTATGACGGTGCCTGCGAGACGCTAACGCGCCAGTATGACGGCTACCACTTCAGCAAGAACTCGCCGGACGTGTTCAACCCGTTCAGTTTGATAAACGCTTTGAGCAAACGCGAACTTGCCAACTACTGGTTTTCCACGGGAACGCCGACGATTCTGACCAAGCTCATGCGCAAGTACAAGGTGGACCCGACGCCTTTCGATACCGGGTTCGAGGCTACGCAGGACATGTTCGACGCACCGACGGAGACTGCCAAGAACCCTATCCCGATGCTTTACCAGAGCGGGTACTTGACGATCAAGAATTTTGATGGTTTTGCTTACACGATTGGCTTCCCGAACGAAGAAGTGCGTCTCGGCTTTCTGAAGGCGCTGATGCCTTATTACGCGATGGACGACGTTGTTGACAACGACATGTTCATGCTCCGTTTCACGAAGGCGCTGCGGAAAGGTAAAATTGATGATGCGATGACTCACATCCGCGCGTTCATGAGCGGCATCCCGTATAATGCGGAACGCAAGGACGAAAACCACTACAAGACGGTGCTGTTCCTGATTTTCAAGCTGTGTACGCCATACGTCGTGCGTACCGAGGAATGCAGTGCTGCGGGCCGCGCCGATGCCGTCGTGGAGACCGCCGATGCTGTTTACATTTTCGAGTTCAAGCTGGACTCTTCCGCGACTGTGGATGACGCGTTAAAACAAATCGACGACAAGGGCTATCTGATTCCATACTCGGTCACGATGACCAAGGACGGCTCGCCGAAAAAGTTGTTCAAAATCGGCGTTACGTTCGACCAGGAAAAGCGTACCATCGGCGAATGGAAGGTTGTGGAATTATCCCACTAG
- a CDS encoding type II toxin-antitoxin system prevent-host-death family antitoxin, translated as MPCILPVSDLRNYNEVLQNVTEDSPVFLTKNGRGCYVVIDIKEYERMVAELKLQKALAEGERSAEQRRWLSAADVRKKYEV; from the coding sequence ATGCCCTGTATTTTGCCAGTTTCTGATTTGCGCAATTATAACGAAGTTCTTCAGAACGTGACCGAAGATTCCCCAGTCTTTTTGACCAAGAACGGCCGGGGTTGTTACGTTGTAATAGACATCAAGGAATACGAACGCATGGTCGCCGAACTGAAGTTACAGAAGGCTCTTGCCGAAGGCGAACGCTCCGCCGAACAGCGACGATGGCTTTCCGCCGCTGATGTGCGGAAAAAATACGAGGTCTAG
- a CDS encoding type II toxin-antitoxin system RelE/ParE family toxin: MNAYIESELGSPKAANEKVIEILDAIDNLAVFPEIGPSLRGKVNSLTKYRCLSVSGYLVFYRNERDKVFVIRILNSRMDYLRILGL; the protein is encoded by the coding sequence ATCAACGCTTATATAGAATCCGAGCTAGGCAGCCCTAAAGCGGCGAATGAAAAGGTCATTGAAATTCTTGACGCCATTGACAACCTAGCCGTTTTCCCCGAGATCGGCCCTTCGTTAAGAGGTAAGGTAAATAGCTTGACGAAGTATCGTTGCCTTTCTGTCAGCGGGTATTTGGTCTTTTACCGGAACGAACGTGATAAAGTTTTTGTCATTCGAATTTTGAATAGCCGGATGGACTACCTAAGGATTTTGGGATTGTGA